aaacacttcaaaacagcctccattattcacaaacggGGTACAAAACCTTGAAGAAATtgtatatgagcccaccaaatcataGAGACGGCGATTCGCACAATCTTAAGATCACAAAccacctctgcaattaatacaaatgactagaggtccccaggttaTTCTAATCTCCTGCAATAGTgttcagggcacatcaagcgatctctaacaaaccGATAGTTACACatagtacaaatatgttttactcgCATAAGATTTCGGCACCATTCGTTTCGGATCCAATATTCACGACACAGcattgcttttaaatgttagtcattccacaaatccagtgtcgtcatagataggtgcattccaaaacctggcgttcgctgggcctggtgtcaataacagatgtaatctcagtaacaagggtgtTTTCGATTCCCTctaatataacaaaagctctggttaaaattgtgattttaattcatgcctcctttaattCACCAGCGCTCCATGAATGAACTGTGTTCCTATTGACATGATCCCTACACGGTGTTCACTACTTAAtactccctgcacacaggaAATCAGCTGAAGCTTTAGTAGTTACGTTTTGTGCACTTCAATGCCCTTTATGTCCACTTTGCAGGGGTTTTACCGACGAATTGAACAAACCTCTGAATCAGTAAGAGATGCATACAAAATATTCCGAGGGGAGTCGTGAGGACCAGGATTAAGAACCGCAATAGCTCAGCGGCGACCAGTCAAACCATTGTCTTACTTTTACATGACAAGGCTCGAGGTTCTTTTCTCACCCTACTTTCGAGCGTGAGAAAAAGTTTCTGTTGAGAATCGTTATCTTTAGGAGTCTACTCATTTTCTTCTTGCTCATCTTTtcataatttgttaaaaaaagaaacaaaatattgtgcGCATCCGCCATCGCAGCGATCAAATTAAACTCTTGGTGCAAAACACGTGATGTGACATAATTAAACCTATAACTTTGAAAACAGAGGGGAGCACTGATTGGTTGATCAACCAGAGTAACAACAGGTTTATTTTAAGCAATCAAAAATCTGTGGGGTCCGTACATGTAAATGGTCCCCTCAGGACACCTCGTAGCTACGCTACTgaattcatccatccatccatccattttctaccgcttatccagggccgggtcgcggggacagcagtctaagcagagatgcccagacttccctctccctagacacttcctccagctcttccggggggacaccgaggcgttcccaggccagccgggagacatagtcgcTACAgagtgtcctaggtcttccccgggttctcctcccggtgggacatgcccggaacacttTCCTGGGAAGACGTCCAGTGGGCATCcgaaaaagatgcccgagccacctcagctggcccctctcgatgtggaggagtagcggatctactctgagctgagtgaccgagcttctcaccctatctctaagggatctcccggccaccctgcggagatagccaatttcggccgcctgtatccggggtCTTGTCCTTTctgtcatgacccacagctcatgaccatagtagagagtgggaacgtagattgaccggtaaatcgaaagcttcgccttgcggctcagctccttcttcaccacgacagaccggtacagtgaccgcattactgcagaagctgcaccgatccgtctgtcaatctcccgttccatccttccctcactcgtgaacaagacccccagatacttgaactcctccacttgaggcaggaacactccacctacctgaagtgggcatgccacccttttccgactgagaaccatggcctcagatttggaggtgctgattctcatcccagccgcttcacactcggctgcaaaccgtcccagtgcatgctgaaggtcctggcctgatggggccagcacgaccacatcatccgcaaagagcagagatgaaatcgtgtggtccccaaacctgacgccctccggcccctggctgcgcctagaaattctgtccataaaaattatgaacagaacagGTGacaaaattcattcattcattaattattttatttacagcgCTCATGGTAAAAAATGACAGCGAGGGGTTTGATCGCGCGCTTTAGATAACAGAAATTGCCGTGTCAACTTGCCACAGTAAACaagcacatttttacattaacgTGGTGCAGTGCAATGGGATTAACACATTCTCTGTGATATGCCTTttaaagtctctctctttcattcactTTCATTCACTCTTTACTGTCTTTTTTACCTACTGGGTATTTATCtacttgtgtatatatatgtttgttATTGTGTGATCTGGAAATGCAGCATTCACTTAACCCAAGACAAGTTTCCCCATGGGGACAATAAAGTATATTGCATTGTATTGTAAAAACCCACAGCAGACTGTCTATAGTCCTGTAGATGTATAAAGTCATGTAGATGTGTCATtgagtgttttctgtgtttCGTGTACAGATCTGAGGTCAGTTTCTCATTATGGGGAATACAAATAGCATTGATTCTGAAATGATACACCAGAAGAGAAAGAGTCAGAAAACATCCTCATCTCCAGAACTCAGCGTTGAGTCTCTGAACTTCTCCATGGCTCATCCACCTAATCTCAGTATCATCTGAACCTCTGTGTGTATAaacatgttgttgtttatttactgttGTGAAACTAGGATTAAATCACAGTTTGGTTTGATCTGCTCACTTTCATTTTACTCCGAAGTAGTTTGTTGATATATTTTcccatggaacacaaaaggtgaAACTTAATAATCTTCATGATCTTTCTTATACAGCATAATGGTGGATAGCATGGCAGGGCGGAATGATGGAATATGAAGCggaatgtaaataagtaggcgTGGTTAACTCGCCGTCTGCAACTTGGGCGttatgttgaaaaaaacatgtgattTAATGCCCCCATAACAAAGTATCAAATCAAAAGCTCTTCTGACCTTCTTTCAGTCTGTAGTTTGGTGATCTGCTCCAGTCCGGCAGTGCTAGTGCAGGgatgcatattaaaaaagctcattctcCCCTATTTCAGAACTCAGATTGTTTTGCAAAGTTGTTcatagttttaataaagatCAACTTTAGAAGAGCTGAGGCAAAACTTGTGTTAAAATGCACGATGATGCTCGCCGGGTGAGCACTTTAACATGACGTGGGCAAACCTCCGTGAGACGCAGAATAGACACACCTAAAGACACACAGTCGCAACACACTAAACGTGTGCATCTAATAGAGAGTGAAGAGCGATCAGTGTTTCCCACAGGAGTATGAGACTGttttgctgatgatgtcacacactagttagcatgtttgtgacgtcatcacgccGTGACTGGTGTTTGCGTTTGGCCTAGTTTTGGCATATGAAATCTTTTTCGTTTCTACTCTCTGATCACATGTAGAATTCTaactagtgctgtcaatcgattagaACTTTTAGCTATTAAAAGCCATTAATAGTCtggacttgtgtgtgtgtaattcaCTAAAACAGCTGAGTGACTTCGCACAACCCACTTCATCCCACCCCAGTTTAAAACCCCCTCACAGTGAAGTTGGATAAGGTCAGAGCACATGATGGGTGTAAAGCCATCGGCCATTTGCATCTTGGGAATTGACTTGCATCATGTTGAAAAGCAGATGTTTCCGGATAAAAACAGAAGTGCTTTTGCGCGCATTCTCTTGAGAATCTATCGCTTCTAAAAGTTTTAAACTCAAACGTCTCTTTATAAACTTGTAAAACTGAAAGGCAGAAATATTACATGTATGTCAGTATGTTTCCTTCAGTGTAACACTTAAATTGTTCATATTTACACTTCTTCAAAGCATCATCGTGTGCAGTTAACAGTGACGAAGACTGCTGAGCGTCTTTCACGAGGCACTGATGGAGAGATCCTGGGTGTGTATTTTAAGAACACACTTCATGCTTTACTATCTGCTCATGAATAGTTTTAGTTTAAGAGTTTCCGCCCTGTGTAACCCTTTGACATTAATGCTTCActgctgttttataaaaaaactcacTCGACATCTCTCTAAACAGACAAGatctcaataaaacaaacagcacCAATGGGCCTGGTAAGCAATTCtgattttttaacataaatcaTTTCTAGTTTTATACAGTGGCCTAAAAGGTATTTAGACACTTGCagccaaaattattttcaggtTTTCTGAATGTGTTTATAGGCATTTGTTTAGGTAGATGATCGTTTTTGTCTCATTCTCTGaactattttacaatatttctctcaaattttaaataaaaatattgtttcaatttgcatttatttgcagaaaatgaaaacaggtgaaaatgacagataaagatgctctgtattttttcagacctcaaatacatccaggaaaacaagttcagattctcttttctttgtatttttacatgcatttctgtaaagtaaaaagtgtttttttaaagtgatgaCCTGGATTTTTCCATCGGTTTTCATGCGTCTCATCatactgtcagtctttcacgttgctgttggatgactttgtcactcatgAGGTTAACTTTAGTTAAATTCAACGGACACTGGACTGAcctgaccacaatacatctagaaatgcagattaaatatacatttgaaagtCTTTTTGTAAGGGTAGGTCGTCTGTTTCTTGGATGCTcgtccatttttttaaatggtcgttgtcttcaattaaacaaacattttttcatttaagattCATCTTAATGAAAGTTTGAAGAAATGTAATCTGTACACACGGTTTTCTGTATAtattcatgatttatttttgtccttAACAATGCAATCTCAAAATGTGCTATAGAAATGAATTGAATTAATCTATGATTAAAAATATCTATTGTCTTGCCATTACACACAAATCATATAAAATGCATTGATTTATAAGAAAGAGTACAGGCACTTTTACTCTTTTGGCACGCCTGTGTGACTTTATACAttcttttaaaatcacattgaCAACATTAAAAGTCATTGAAAAATTGCTCAGTTCTAATAAAAAGGAATAACATTTGTCATGTAGGCCTAACGCAGagatgttcattttttaaaatctttatctTCATTTATCTTTCTGTTCATCAGCATAACTCTCATCCGAAGCTTTACCCCGGTGATATCCTTGAGTTTCCTGGGAACaagtatttttctcattttggagtTTATTATGGTGAACGGGACGGGGTTCCTTATGTGGCACATTTGACCTCTAGAGGTGAGTCTTCCTGTGTCCCTGAGCACCTttaacttctgtttgaaattctCATGACCAGGCAGCATTTCTTTTTCAGATTCAGACACAAAACTCTTGCTTTTCGGCCGAGCTTTGAATTCCTCTGTGAAGTTAGACCCGATCGATGTGATCGGGAAGAAATACAAGGTCAGGAACTATTTGGATGAAAAGCACCCACCACGAGACTTCTACACTCACATCAAAGCGGAGATCGACGACGTCATGACCAAGCCCATCACCTTTGACATTCTGTTTAACAACAGTGAACATCAGGCCACCATGTTACGATACGGGGTGAAAAAGTCAGAGCAGGTAAAAAATGTCACACTAAATATGATTATATTAAAATCGTATTTATTAAACGcattaatttgttattttgattgGCACCCACAATAAATGTAGTCAAACTTGGATGCAAAGAtctgaaatataaatactttatatattaatgtaaacgtcatgttttgaacaacataggccattggagtacatgtgtttatttaacatattttttatccaaattaaacttatttttaaatcactttCAGATTGAAAAAGTCTATTCCAAGATAGTTCCCACCTGGCGGGAATTATTTGAGAAGAAAAAGCTTTAAGAGACATGGCATCAGGATACACGAGAATTCAAGATTACacaaaacattcattctgaaatTGAAGAAATGAATTCAACAAAGTTGTACAGATTGCTCTTACTTTTATGTATacaataatacagtatatcatatAATCCAAATAAGTTAAGCCCCACAATATCTGTACTGTGATGTATTTTGGTGTCTCTGAATGTACGTCTCATGTCTGTCTCACAAATGGCCACAAGGTGACGGTATAAAGTAAATGTTTGCTATATGGAGTGAAACAGCGCATCAAATGTATCACATGCAAACCATCGAATTTATCCATAATATATATAGTTTAatgatgttaaatgtaaatctatatgAGAGGGCTGAAACAAGGATATGCGTTGTGTGTTTCTCAAACTAGAGCATAAAAAATCAATGTGTTGCTATGAAAAAAGGACAAGGTCTGGTTccatacaatttaaataaatatatatagtccACATTACATTTTgggttattaatattattactcATTTGAATTTTCTCAATTGTAAATCTTACATAACaaccaaatgattatttctaaACATACTATTTTATTGAGCAGCATAGGAGTAGTTTAccacaaaattaatattatttcatcatttattcattccaAGCCTGAATGAGTTTCTATCCTcggctgaacacaaaatatactttgaagaacgttgataagcgaacaacattgaaccccatttccttccattatatgaacacaaaaccactgagacatttctcaaaatatcttcttttgtgaaatgtctttgttacaGGGCTGCACACAGCATACAAGAGAGACTTTAGGGTAGGCATGGACACCACATGATATTACATCTGACTGTAAATGGCAACGTTGGAAGGAAACGATACGAAATAGCTCAGAGCTCAGGTCGACTCAGGGGACCGAGCTGTTTTTTCAAGGACAGGAAACCAAATTCAACCCGAGAGTCCCCTGAAAGTAACAATATCATTTGGCTATTTAATGCTAAACCATTTACAGTAGGTCAGTCAGAAATGAGCTGTTTCCGTGCCGGATAGATAAACTGCAAAAATCATCAAGATGTGAAACAGGGAAAGCTTTTTGAACAGGGTttacttaaagaaaaaaacaagtgtACTTTAGAGGGGGGTTAGTGCACTAGCGAGTGCATGAGATGTCAACAAATTACTGGGTAAATGAAGGTAGCATACACAAGATGTGGAAGAATGATCTCAGCCGTGAGGTCAATGTGACGTAAACAAGAGAAAGTGATTctagaaaacattttcattgctGTACTGTATGGGTTTGGAATTATGTATAGCTTTCGGAATCCTAAATGTCAAGCAAGAGGAGAAGGCGTCTTGAACTAATacgttatcacataaaaatgctGAGTTTTTTTCAGGGAcataaagctgcaatccatactTGACATTCTGTGTGTTCATACAGctaaaaattacaaattatttttataacctTTTGGGGAATCAAGGAGTTTTCAACACAGAATTATTcacttgtttttacaaaaacaagaagactgaagctttaaagggatagttcagccaaaccTCAAATTTGTTGTTCATTTGCTCATCCTCAGGTCATCCGAAATGTAAGTGACATTTTCTTGAGTTATACCATatagaagattgtttggtaaatccgcagccctctccgcttcatataatgggagtatatggAGTCCACCtatctaagagttcctaaagcacattaATCCAAAAAGAGGCTCCTGGCGAAATGTTGACGTTTCGTAAAGTGActcgctcgatattttcataaatttgaacgtcattgtttaaaatattagccatactgtacaccCTCAACACTCCCtgtctgcaggtggcgctaaacgtaccagacgctatatgccatccgccaccaatTACTACAAGTagaagattgcgattgtgtgcagaggctgcacattatggctaatatgattaaaaatgcatttagtcctatgaaaatatcaaacgatttgcttcacgaaacgtcaacatgtcgccaggaatcgctttttggaattatgtgctttaggaactcttagacaggtggaccccatagactcccattatatgaagcagagagggctgtgGATTTACACAAAATACTCGCATGTCCATCTTTTTAGCAATATGTTCATTTGATGTTGTTAGTTTGAAGAAGGACATTGCAGTGTTATGCAGAGATTAGTAATGCTGTTTGATAAGACGTCAGTTTAGGTGAACAAGTCAAATGCCGTTTCAAATCTTTTGTCAGAATGAATTATTCTTCATTGCTCAAGTCTTTATTGCAGCGTCTCTGTTTAATAAAAaggttaatacatttaaacagaaaatatatgcTGGCTTTCATAATGAGATTAGTGTGATTTGGCTGTCTTGCTGTATTAAgtcacaatgttttcattttaagaagACACATGTTTCTGCTCATATATGAACAGGCAACAAGTAAACCGGTTGATCTGCACAAAAAGTGCACAAATCTCTCATGATGAAATATGGAGGATCATTCCTCGAGTTTACTTGTTTCTTTTATAGGAAATCTGAAAAGATCATCTAATAATTATATGTGGACTGTAAAAACCTGGTGCATTTTCCTATTCTATTCTCACTATAATAGAAATCCAGCTGGGATAAAGGAAACCGTTGAGGCGGAACTGCAGTCTCATCTCTATTGTTTGCAATATGAAAGCTAAGATTAAATCTTATAACAAATTCCTTCAAGGCAACATTAACACACAAAAGCAACGCTGAGTGCTGATAGCGATCTCTCACGTCAGTGAAAATATTCAGAC
The sequence above is drawn from the Triplophysa dalaica isolate WHDGS20190420 chromosome 15, ASM1584641v1, whole genome shotgun sequence genome and encodes:
- the plaat1l gene encoding phospholipase A and acyltransferase 1; protein product: MDFIDNHIQHHRVQLTVTKTAERLSRGTDGEILDKISIKQTAPMGLHNSHPKLYPGDILEFPGNKYFSHFGVYYGERDGVPYVAHLTSRDSDTKLLLFGRALNSSVKLDPIDVIGKKYKVRNYLDEKHPPRDFYTHIKAEIDDVMTKPITFDILFNNSEHQATMLRYGVKKSEQIEKVYSKIVPTWRELFEKKKL